In Labrus bergylta chromosome 11, fLabBer1.1, whole genome shotgun sequence, one genomic interval encodes:
- the mlnr gene encoding motilin receptor: MPWTRPQVDLHAGRAETMVHYSIDDHHYEGSLFPASTLIPVTVICILIFIIGVTGNTMTILIIQHFKDMKTTANLYLSSMAVSDLIIFLCLPFDLYRLWKYVPWLFGEAVCRFYHYIFEGCTSATILHITALSIERYLAISFPLRSKVLVTRRRVQYIILALWGFALVSAAPTLFLVGVEYDNETHPDYNTGQCKHTSNAIISGQLHIMLWVSTTYFFCPMLCLIFLYGSIGYKLWKSKNDLQGPCALARERSHRQTVKILVVVVLAFIICWLPYHIGRNLFAQVDDYDTAMLSQKFNMASMVLCYLSASINPVVYNLMSQKYRAAAKRLFLLHCRSGQANQGQRQLSHISTLNESLTVV; encoded by the exons ATGCCCTGGACCAGACCCCAGGTTGACCTTCATGCTGGTAGAGCAGAGACCATGGTTCATTATAGCATAGACGACCACCACTACGAGGGCTCCCTGTTCCCCGCCTCCACCCTCATCCCTGTCACTGTCATCTgcatcctcatcttcatcatcggGGTGACCGGAAACACCATGACCATCCTCATCATCCAGCACTTCAAGGACATGAAGACAACGGCCAACCTCTACTTGTCCAGCATGGCGGTGTCCGAcctcatcatcttcctctgcCTGCCTTTTGATCTCTACCGCCTGTGGAAGTACGTGCCGTGGCTCTTTGGCGAGGCGGTGTGTCGCTTCTATCACTACATCTTTGAGGGATGCACCTCAGCCACCATCCTTCACATCACGGCCCTGAGCATCGAGCGCTACCTGGCCATCAGCTTCCCTCTCAGGAGCAAGGTGCTGGTGACCAGGCGCAGGGTCCAGTACATCATCCTCGCCCTGTGGGGTTTCGCTCTGGTCTCGGCAGCTCCAACACTCTTCCTGGTTGGAGTGGAGTATGACAACGAAACACACCCCGACTACAATACAGGGCAGTGCAAACACACCAGCAACGCCATCATCTCTGGACAGCTGCACATCATGCTCTGGGTGTCCACCACCTACTTTTTCTGCCCAATGCTCTGCCTCATCTTCCTCTACGGCTCCATCGGGTACAAGCTGTGGAAAAGCAAAAATGACCTACAAGGCCCCTGTGCTTTGGCCCGGGAAAGGTCCCACAGGCAAACAGTCAAGATCCTAG tGGTGGTGGTGCTGGCTTTCATCATCTGCTGGCTGCCCTACCACATTGGCAGGAACCTCTTTGCTCAGGTGGACGACTACGACACGGCCATGCTGAGTCAGAAGTTCAACATGGCCTCCATGGTGCTCTGCTACCTCAGCGCCTCCATCAACCCTGTCGTCTACAACCTCATGTCTCAGAAGTACAGGGCTGCAGCCAAACGCCTGTTCCTACTGCATTGTCGATCCGGACAAGCCAACCAGGGCCAGAGGCAGCTCTCCCACATCTCCACCCTGAACGAAAGCCTGACGGTGGTTTGA